In the Flavisolibacter tropicus genome, one interval contains:
- a CDS encoding methyltransferase, producing the protein MNTSDPFSTIQHIAGGYCLNRCLHAVAELGVADVLDDTPQTTTQLAQAVGANPDALSRVIRLLAAYQVFEMNGNKVSHSPASYLLRQDHPQSMRSFARMFGLSINWKAYEGFYETIQTGQPSLTSTGSFWEYFATHEKENHIFNAAMADKAKGQIYGILGTYDFSAFNHVGDIGGGRGHLLMAILKKTPNVTGILFDLPHVIDEVKNIASDRLSLQAGDFFKDDLPECDAYVVMEIIHDWPDAESIAILKAIRKAAPTNARLLLIETLVPENAAPDWSKMLDIHMLTLLGGRQRTQTEYSTLLGAAGFKLNQVIDTGTGIAILEATPS; encoded by the coding sequence ATGAACACATCTGATCCATTTTCCACCATTCAACATATTGCAGGTGGCTATTGCCTGAACCGGTGTTTGCATGCAGTAGCAGAACTTGGCGTTGCCGATGTATTGGACGATACGCCACAAACTACTACCCAACTCGCCCAGGCCGTTGGAGCGAATCCGGATGCGCTATCAAGAGTGATACGACTGCTGGCCGCCTACCAGGTATTTGAAATGAACGGCAATAAGGTCTCTCATTCACCCGCTTCTTACCTTTTACGGCAGGATCATCCTCAATCCATGCGAAGCTTTGCACGCATGTTTGGACTATCTATTAATTGGAAAGCCTATGAAGGTTTTTACGAAACCATTCAAACTGGCCAACCTTCCTTAACATCTACAGGCAGTTTTTGGGAATACTTTGCTACTCACGAAAAAGAAAATCACATTTTCAATGCAGCTATGGCTGATAAGGCCAAAGGACAGATATATGGCATCTTGGGCACTTACGATTTTTCTGCGTTTAACCACGTTGGTGATATTGGAGGTGGCCGTGGTCACTTACTAATGGCCATCTTAAAAAAGACACCAAACGTCACAGGTATATTGTTTGACCTTCCACATGTAATTGACGAGGTAAAAAATATTGCTTCTGACAGACTCTCTTTACAGGCAGGTGATTTCTTTAAAGATGATCTGCCAGAATGCGATGCCTATGTGGTTATGGAAATTATACATGATTGGCCCGATGCTGAATCCATAGCTATTTTAAAGGCCATCCGTAAAGCAGCACCCACAAACGCCCGGCTGTTGTTAATTGAAACACTGGTGCCAGAAAATGCAGCACCCGACTGGTCAAAGATGTTAGACATACACATGCTCACATTGTTGGGAGGCCGTCAGCGCACACAAACAGAATATTCGACGCTTCTAGGAGCAGCTGGATTTAAATTAAACCAAGTGATAGATACTGGTACAGGCATTGCCATTTTAGAAGCTACGCCGTCATAA
- a CDS encoding tetratricopeptide repeat protein produces MKHIAISLVLFSMAASTSLIAVGQSNDEEAIKNAIKNGWEVSTAKNANGVKAVWKQDPNVVNTFIGRFNYTRANGWDSIAAITDRSFNANPKPSRTGYSLRNYNIRSNGNMAFAEYVAVVTPVDSDPNSFPYVPDSIHFNTYQVLEKVNDQWKTVALVNTNPESYETNTDHAIETDINEIGYRFLTTKRYNEAIEVFKTNVKLYPNMWNTYDSLGEAYMAAGNKKLAIENYEKSMKLNPKSESGKAALAKLKQP; encoded by the coding sequence ATGAAACACATTGCAATCTCTTTAGTTCTTTTTAGTATGGCCGCTAGCACCTCTCTTATTGCTGTTGGTCAGAGCAACGATGAAGAAGCAATTAAAAACGCCATCAAAAACGGATGGGAAGTTAGTACCGCTAAAAATGCCAACGGCGTAAAAGCGGTATGGAAGCAAGACCCCAACGTAGTCAACACTTTTATAGGCCGCTTTAACTACACAAGAGCAAACGGCTGGGACAGTATTGCCGCTATTACCGACCGCAGCTTTAATGCCAACCCCAAACCGAGTCGCACCGGCTACAGCTTACGCAATTACAACATTCGCTCTAATGGCAACATGGCCTTTGCTGAATATGTTGCCGTTGTTACACCGGTAGACAGCGACCCTAATAGCTTCCCCTACGTCCCAGATAGCATTCACTTTAACACCTACCAGGTGCTGGAGAAAGTAAACGATCAATGGAAAACAGTTGCCCTTGTCAATACTAACCCAGAGAGCTATGAAACCAATACCGATCATGCTATTGAAACGGATATTAATGAGATTGGCTACCGGTTTTTAACGACTAAGCGATATAATGAGGCTATTGAAGTTTTTAAAACTAACGTTAAGCTCTATCCTAACATGTGGAATACATATGATAGCCTGGGAGAAGCCTATATGGCGGCCGGCAATAAAAAACTGGCCATTGAGAATTATGAGAAGTCAATGAAACTAAATCCAAAGAGTGAATCGGGCAAAGCTGCCCTAGCAAAATTGAAACAGCCTTGA
- a CDS encoding DUF1440 domain-containing protein, whose product MHRFNLKPLKAGLIVGTLDISAAFLYYFIRTGNNPLRVLTFVASGIFGKAAFAGGAEMMVAGLVFHYIIATTFAFIFFWLFSRIDGLRKIGLLSGIVYGIIVWMIMNLIVVPLSNVSRPPFRWDGALINMLILIVCIGIPLSLMAKSYYKKRSVVLHA is encoded by the coding sequence ATGCATAGATTCAATTTGAAACCTCTAAAAGCAGGTCTTATTGTAGGAACGCTGGATATTTCAGCTGCCTTCCTTTATTACTTTATCAGAACGGGCAATAACCCACTGCGTGTATTGACATTTGTTGCCAGTGGTATTTTTGGTAAAGCGGCCTTTGCTGGTGGCGCTGAAATGATGGTAGCCGGTCTGGTGTTTCATTATATAATAGCCACTACGTTTGCCTTTATCTTCTTTTGGCTTTTTTCACGGATAGATGGTCTTAGAAAGATTGGCCTCCTTTCAGGTATAGTATATGGTATCATTGTCTGGATGATAATGAACTTAATTGTTGTTCCTTTATCAAACGTGTCCAGGCCACCCTTTCGTTGGGATGGGGCGTTGATCAATATGTTGATCCTGATTGTCTGTATTGGTATACCGCTTTCCCTAATGGCTAAAAGCTATTATAAAAAACGATCCGTCGTACTTCATGCGTAA
- a CDS encoding GNAT family N-acetyltransferase, which translates to MIQLRDAQFSDYKAIAKLHADSWKKTYRGIYSEQFLDHEVEQDRAVLWHDRLFNPGSQQQVVVAVQEEIIVGFACLFLNDHPQYGTLLDNLHVLASYQKAGIGKQLLQECARRIINKAQSHKMYLWVYESNENARRVYEHLGTTYIETVEQPTPSGITAPACRYAWSDVAVLLPS; encoded by the coding sequence ATGATCCAACTACGAGATGCCCAATTTTCGGATTACAAAGCCATAGCCAAGCTTCATGCTGATAGTTGGAAGAAAACCTATAGAGGCATCTATAGCGAGCAATTCTTAGATCATGAAGTAGAACAAGACCGTGCAGTCCTATGGCACGATCGCCTTTTCAACCCTGGCAGCCAGCAACAAGTAGTGGTAGCTGTTCAAGAGGAAATCATTGTGGGCTTTGCTTGTTTGTTTTTAAACGATCATCCCCAATATGGTACGTTACTGGACAACCTGCATGTATTAGCCAGCTATCAGAAAGCGGGCATTGGCAAACAGCTGCTACAGGAATGTGCCCGTCGTATCATCAATAAGGCCCAAAGTCACAAAATGTATTTATGGGTGTATGAATCTAATGAAAATGCCCGCCGTGTTTATGAGCACCTGGGTACTACATACATAGAAACAGTAGAGCAACCTACCCCTAGCGGTATTACAGCACCTGCATGTCGGTATGCTTGGTCTGACGTAGCAGTATTGCTACCTAGTTGA